The proteins below are encoded in one region of Amycolatopsis acidiphila:
- a CDS encoding helix-turn-helix transcriptional regulator yields the protein MTSSPAAAQYLRDLARLRRVRDRIDREYARPLDVEALARGAHMSAGHLSREFKRAYGESPYSYLMTRRIERAMALLRRGDLSVTEVCFAVGCSSLGTFSTRFTELVGVPPSTYRRETTRVTAGIPSCVSKQVTRPVRNREASARSRI from the coding sequence GTGACCAGCAGTCCCGCCGCCGCCCAGTACCTGCGTGACCTCGCGCGGCTGCGTCGCGTCCGCGACCGGATCGACCGGGAGTACGCGCGTCCCCTCGACGTCGAGGCGCTCGCCCGCGGCGCGCACATGTCGGCCGGGCACCTCAGCCGCGAGTTCAAGCGCGCGTACGGCGAGTCGCCGTATTCCTACCTGATGACCCGGCGCATCGAGCGTGCGATGGCGCTGCTGCGCCGGGGCGACCTCAGCGTCACCGAGGTCTGCTTCGCGGTCGGCTGCTCGTCGCTGGGCACCTTCAGCACCCGCTTCACCGAGCTGGTCGGCGTGCCGCCCAGCACCTACCGGCGCGAGACAACCCGCGTCACGGCGGGGATACCGTCCTGCGTCTCGAAACAGGTGACCAGACCGGTCAGGAATCGAGAAGCGTCGGCCCGGAGCCGGATCTAA
- the lnt gene encoding apolipoprotein N-acyltransferase, whose translation MAVTAPETTATETPKSRRLAWRPWLLRLVLAAASGFVFYLSFAPRPLWWLAPIGFAGFAFVLRGRRLWGGLGYGFVFGLALYLPLLTWLEDFLGVEFGPWPWLGLSAALAAYLGVGGALCTLAARLPWAPVWMSMVIIATETPRTWWPLGGFPWGRVAFSQPEGAYLPLASIGGAPLVGFAVVLTGFAVPALVARLRRRDWRRSVLPAVAVVLPVVAGLALWPTIGTGAQTGSLTVATVQGNAPDAGLDLMEESATIRANHLAQSERLAQEIHSGAVAKPDLVIWPETATQLAGPDPVLDQAVADLGVPTLIGAIDLPQGGGHPQNSEIVWDPATGPGERYSKQELVPFAEYVPARAIAQWVTPFIDTTSDMTPGNRPAVLDVAGTKVATPICYEVAYDNVARDAVDLGAQLIVVPTNNAWFGQSEMSYQQLAMARLRAVEHSRAVVVSATSGVSAIVAPDGSITQSTSEFTAASLVGRVPLRDTTTLSDRLGAWTEYGQVGAALAAVLAGLGIRLRTRRAGAEDTRATGAG comes from the coding sequence GTGGCCGTAACCGCGCCGGAGACCACGGCGACCGAAACCCCGAAGTCCCGGCGCCTTGCCTGGCGGCCATGGCTGCTGCGCCTGGTGCTGGCGGCGGCTTCGGGCTTCGTGTTCTACCTCAGCTTCGCGCCGCGCCCGCTGTGGTGGCTCGCGCCCATCGGGTTCGCCGGCTTCGCCTTCGTCCTGCGCGGGCGACGCCTGTGGGGCGGGCTGGGCTACGGCTTCGTGTTCGGCCTCGCGCTCTACCTGCCGCTGCTGACCTGGCTGGAGGACTTCCTCGGCGTCGAGTTCGGCCCGTGGCCCTGGCTCGGGCTCTCCGCGGCGCTGGCCGCCTACCTCGGCGTCGGCGGCGCCCTGTGCACCCTCGCCGCACGGCTGCCCTGGGCCCCGGTGTGGATGAGCATGGTCATCATCGCCACCGAGACCCCGCGCACCTGGTGGCCGCTCGGCGGGTTCCCCTGGGGCCGGGTCGCCTTCAGCCAGCCCGAAGGCGCGTACCTGCCACTCGCCTCGATCGGCGGGGCGCCACTGGTCGGGTTCGCCGTCGTGCTCACCGGGTTCGCCGTGCCCGCGCTGGTGGCGCGGCTGCGCCGGCGCGACTGGCGCCGTTCGGTCCTGCCCGCCGTCGCCGTCGTGCTGCCGGTCGTGGCCGGGCTCGCGCTGTGGCCGACGATCGGCACCGGCGCGCAGACCGGCAGCCTCACCGTCGCCACGGTGCAGGGCAACGCTCCCGACGCCGGGCTCGACCTGATGGAGGAATCGGCCACGATCAGGGCGAACCACCTCGCGCAGAGCGAGCGCCTCGCCCAGGAGATTCACTCGGGCGCGGTGGCCAAACCCGACCTGGTGATCTGGCCCGAGACCGCGACCCAGCTGGCGGGCCCGGACCCGGTGCTCGACCAGGCCGTCGCCGACCTCGGCGTGCCGACCCTCATCGGCGCCATCGACCTGCCCCAGGGCGGCGGCCACCCGCAGAACAGCGAGATCGTCTGGGACCCGGCCACCGGCCCGGGGGAGCGGTACTCCAAACAGGAGCTGGTGCCCTTCGCCGAGTACGTCCCCGCGCGCGCCATCGCCCAGTGGGTCACCCCCTTCATCGACACCACCAGCGACATGACCCCCGGCAACCGGCCCGCCGTCCTCGACGTCGCCGGCACCAAGGTCGCCACGCCGATCTGCTACGAGGTCGCCTACGACAACGTCGCCCGCGACGCCGTCGACCTCGGCGCCCAGCTGATCGTCGTGCCGACCAACAACGCCTGGTTCGGCCAGAGCGAGATGAGCTACCAGCAGCTCGCGATGGCCCGCCTGCGCGCCGTCGAGCACAGCCGGGCCGTGGTGGTCTCCGCCACCAGCGGGGTCAGCGCGATCGTCGCCCCCGATGGCTCGATCACGCAGTCGACCAGCGAATTCACCGCCGCATCCCTGGTCGGGCGCGTGCCGCTGCGAGACACGACTACGCTGTCGGATCGACTCGGTGCGTGGACGGAGTACGGCCAGGTCGGCGCCGCGCTGGCGGCGGTGCTCGCCGGCCTCGGAATCCGTCTGCGCACCAGGCGCGCAGGCGCCGAGGACACGCGAGCAACCGGGGCGGGATGA
- a CDS encoding polyprenol monophosphomannose synthase — MAQAPRAARPIEPVLVVIPTYNERENLTPILRRLHESLPSVHALVVDDGSPDGTGELADELAAEDKRVHVMHRSEKAGLGAAYIAGFRWGLERDYATIVEMDADGSHAPEDLPRMLDALEDADLVLGSRYVPGGSVVNWPKRREILSRGANLYSRLALGGKITEYTSGFRAYRRAVLEKLELDEIASTGYCFQIDLAWRTLRAGFEVVEVPITFTEREIGESKMSGSIIREAMLRVGIWGTQHRLAQLRRLAQRRG, encoded by the coding sequence ATGGCGCAGGCGCCACGGGCAGCACGACCGATCGAGCCGGTTCTGGTGGTGATCCCGACTTACAACGAGCGTGAGAACCTCACGCCCATCCTGCGCAGGCTGCACGAAAGCCTGCCGTCGGTGCACGCGCTCGTGGTCGACGACGGCAGCCCCGACGGCACCGGCGAGCTGGCCGACGAGCTCGCCGCCGAGGACAAGCGCGTCCACGTGATGCACCGCAGCGAGAAGGCCGGCCTGGGGGCCGCCTACATCGCCGGGTTCCGCTGGGGGCTGGAACGCGACTACGCCACCATCGTCGAGATGGACGCCGACGGCTCGCACGCGCCCGAGGACCTGCCGCGCATGCTCGACGCGCTCGAAGACGCCGACCTCGTGCTCGGCTCGCGCTACGTCCCCGGCGGCAGCGTCGTCAACTGGCCCAAGCGGCGCGAGATCCTCTCCCGCGGCGCGAACCTGTACTCCCGCCTCGCCCTCGGCGGCAAGATCACCGAGTACACCTCCGGCTTCCGGGCCTACCGGCGCGCGGTACTCGAGAAGCTGGAGCTGGACGAGATCGCCTCGACCGGCTACTGCTTCCAGATCGACCTGGCCTGGCGCACCCTGCGGGCCGGGTTCGAGGTCGTCGAGGTGCCCATCACCTTCACCGAGCGCGAGATCGGCGAGTCGAAGATGAGCGGCTCGATCATCCGCGAGGCCATGCTCCGCGTCGGCATCTGGGGCACCCAGCACCGGCTCGCCCAGCTGCGCCGCCTGGCGCAGCGCCGCGGCTAG
- a CDS encoding thymidine kinase, whose protein sequence is MTSLSDEALDPTDALSAVPGAGARRPPVRGLLRFCYGPMDCGKSTLALQIDHNHARQGRRGLLLVRHDRSGAPQITSRIGITRKAVEVGADTDLRQLIRQQWVAGQHVDYLVVDEAQFLSPAQVEQLAELADEVQIDVYCFGIATDFRSSLFPGARRLFELADELQPVQVDVLCWCGAPGRFNARVRDGEVLREGDTVVVADVVEGATSSRTQLELTTLRYQVLCRRHFRLGDLGPGAGQWGQLRLS, encoded by the coding sequence GTGACCTCGCTTTCCGACGAAGCCCTCGATCCCACCGACGCGCTGTCCGCCGTACCGGGTGCCGGCGCGCGGCGTCCGCCGGTCCGGGGCCTGCTCAGGTTCTGCTACGGACCGATGGACTGCGGGAAGTCGACGCTGGCGCTGCAGATCGACCACAACCACGCGCGGCAGGGCCGGCGGGGGCTGCTGCTGGTGCGTCACGACCGCTCGGGCGCGCCGCAGATCACCAGCCGGATCGGCATCACGCGTAAGGCCGTCGAGGTCGGGGCCGACACGGACCTGCGGCAGCTGATCCGCCAGCAGTGGGTCGCCGGGCAGCACGTGGACTACCTGGTGGTCGACGAGGCGCAGTTCCTCTCCCCCGCCCAGGTCGAGCAGCTGGCCGAGCTCGCCGACGAGGTCCAGATCGACGTCTACTGCTTCGGCATCGCCACCGACTTCCGGAGCAGCCTGTTCCCCGGTGCGCGCCGGCTGTTCGAACTGGCCGACGAGCTGCAGCCGGTGCAGGTGGACGTGCTGTGCTGGTGTGGTGCGCCGGGGCGGTTCAACGCGCGGGTGCGGGACGGCGAAGTGCTGCGTGAAGGGGACACGGTGGTGGTCGCGGACGTGGTTGAAGGTGCAACCTCATCACGCACGCAGCTCGAACTCACTACTTTGCGTTACCAAGTACTGTGCCGACGGCACTTCCGTCTCGGCGACCTCGGACCGGGTGCGGGGCAGTGGGGACAGCTACGCCTCAGCTGA
- a CDS encoding VOC family protein, translating into MDITIHTSVLPHDDPEASLGFYRDTLGFEVRTDVGSGKMRWITVGPVGQPDTSILLAPPAVDPGVTEDERRTIAEMMAKGTYGWILLATKDLDGTFAKVEAGDAEVVQEPTEQPYGIRDCAFRDPAGNLVRIQQLR; encoded by the coding sequence ATGGACATCACCATTCACACGAGCGTTCTCCCACACGACGACCCCGAGGCCTCCCTGGGCTTCTACCGCGACACCCTCGGCTTCGAGGTCCGCACCGACGTCGGCAGCGGCAAGATGCGCTGGATCACGGTCGGCCCCGTCGGCCAGCCCGACACGTCCATCCTCCTGGCGCCGCCTGCCGTCGACCCCGGGGTCACCGAGGACGAGCGCCGCACCATCGCCGAGATGATGGCCAAGGGCACCTACGGCTGGATCCTGCTGGCCACCAAAGACCTCGACGGCACCTTCGCGAAGGTGGAGGCCGGCGACGCCGAAGTCGTCCAGGAGCCGACCGAGCAGCCCTACGGCATCCGCGACTGTGCCTTCCGCGACCCCGCCGGCAACCTGGTCCGCATCCAGCAGCTGCGCTGA
- a CDS encoding nuclear transport factor 2 family protein yields the protein MTTAERAIENLIARYAELVDDGDFAGVGELLAHAVFVGGTGSVRGGDAIARMLRETVIVYDDGTPRTKHVTTNVQIEVDERAGTATARAYFTVLQALPELPLRPVAGGRYADGFERHDGSWRFTEREVRVDLVGDVSHHLRR from the coding sequence ATGACAACAGCCGAGAGGGCGATCGAGAACCTGATCGCGAGGTATGCGGAGCTGGTCGACGACGGTGACTTCGCCGGTGTCGGCGAGTTGCTGGCGCATGCTGTCTTCGTCGGTGGCACCGGGTCGGTCCGCGGTGGCGACGCGATCGCGCGGATGCTCCGCGAGACGGTCATCGTGTACGACGACGGGACGCCGCGAACCAAGCACGTCACGACCAACGTCCAGATCGAGGTCGACGAGCGAGCCGGGACGGCGACCGCACGCGCGTACTTCACCGTCCTGCAAGCCCTGCCGGAGCTACCGCTGCGACCCGTCGCCGGCGGCCGCTACGCCGACGGCTTCGAGCGCCACGACGGCAGCTGGCGGTTCACCGAGCGGGAGGTTCGTGTCGATCTCGTCGGCGACGTGAGCCACCACCTGAGGCGATGA
- a CDS encoding RNA polymerase-binding protein RbpA codes for MADRVLRGSRLGAVSYETDRNHDLAPRRTVRYACPKNHEFEVPFSDDAEIPSVWECRLHGSESEIVNGGQLEQKKVKPPRTHWDMLLERRSIPELEDLLNERLAELKGRRTSRSA; via the coding sequence ATGGCCGACCGTGTACTCCGTGGAAGCCGGCTGGGAGCGGTCAGCTACGAGACCGACCGGAACCACGATCTCGCCCCGCGCCGCACGGTGCGGTACGCGTGCCCGAAGAACCACGAGTTCGAGGTGCCCTTCTCCGACGACGCGGAGATCCCGTCCGTGTGGGAGTGTCGCCTGCACGGCAGCGAGTCCGAGATCGTCAACGGCGGGCAGCTCGAGCAGAAGAAGGTCAAGCCTCCGCGCACGCACTGGGACATGCTGCTGGAGCGGCGCTCGATCCCGGAGCTGGAGGATCTGCTGAACGAACGGCTGGCCGAGCTCAAGGGCCGCCGGACGAGCCGCTCGGCGTAG
- a CDS encoding amidohydrolase yields MNDTTLLVGGRIHSPSSPDATAMAVTGDTVVWVGQDGPGRALHPGAQVVDLDGAFVAPGFVDAHVHATATGLHLTGLDLTGVRGAADLLAAVRAAVRPGEVLIAHGWDESSWTDPRLPSRADLDDAVGGTPVYLSRVDVHSALVSTALVDLAPEARDAEGWSPEGPLARDAHHRVRTAMQAAITGEQRRRAQDAFLRRAAERGIVSVHECAGPDISGEADLADLLALAAEPGRPEVTGYWGETGAVDLARRHGLRGLAGDLFVDGALGSHTAALRDPYTDHPTSTGARYLDADAIAAHVVTCTEAGLQAGFHVIGDAGVTEVVRGFQLAEKAVGRRALTGAKHRLEHLEMVDPAQAELLAGWAVTGSMQPQFDALWGGADGMYATRLGERAAALNPFATLAANGVLLAFGSDSPVTSLDPWASVRAAVHHHTPGSGLSARAAFNAHTRGGHRAAGVNDGITGSLVPGAPAHYAIWDAAELVVAASDSRVQRWSTDPRSRVPALPPLDPGIPLPACLRTVRAGQVLYDAFTSAA; encoded by the coding sequence GTGAACGACACGACGCTTCTGGTCGGCGGGCGGATCCACTCCCCGAGCTCGCCCGACGCGACCGCCATGGCGGTCACCGGGGACACCGTGGTCTGGGTGGGGCAGGACGGCCCCGGCCGCGCCCTGCACCCCGGCGCACAGGTGGTCGACCTCGACGGTGCGTTCGTCGCGCCCGGGTTCGTCGACGCCCACGTGCACGCGACCGCCACCGGCCTGCACCTGACCGGCCTCGACCTGACCGGGGTCCGCGGCGCCGCCGACCTGCTCGCCGCGGTCCGCGCGGCCGTGCGCCCCGGCGAGGTGCTCATCGCCCACGGCTGGGACGAGTCCAGCTGGACCGACCCGCGCCTGCCCAGCCGAGCCGACCTCGACGACGCGGTGGGCGGCACCCCGGTCTACCTCAGCCGCGTCGACGTGCACTCGGCCCTCGTCTCCACCGCACTGGTGGACCTCGCCCCCGAAGCCCGCGACGCCGAGGGCTGGTCGCCGGAAGGCCCGCTCGCCCGCGACGCCCACCACCGCGTCCGCACCGCCATGCAGGCGGCGATCACCGGCGAGCAGCGCCGCCGTGCCCAGGACGCCTTCCTGCGCCGCGCGGCCGAACGCGGCATCGTGAGCGTCCACGAATGCGCCGGGCCCGACATCTCCGGCGAAGCCGACCTCGCCGACCTGCTCGCCCTGGCCGCCGAGCCCGGACGGCCCGAGGTCACCGGCTACTGGGGCGAGACGGGCGCGGTCGACCTCGCGCGCCGGCACGGGCTGCGCGGCCTCGCCGGCGACCTGTTCGTCGACGGCGCCCTCGGCTCCCACACCGCGGCCCTGCGCGATCCCTACACCGACCACCCCACCAGCACCGGCGCGCGCTACCTCGACGCCGATGCCATCGCCGCGCACGTGGTCACCTGCACCGAAGCGGGCCTGCAGGCCGGCTTCCACGTGATCGGCGACGCCGGGGTCACTGAGGTCGTCCGCGGCTTCCAGCTCGCCGAGAAGGCCGTCGGCCGGCGGGCGCTCACCGGCGCGAAGCACCGCCTCGAACACCTCGAGATGGTCGACCCCGCCCAGGCCGAGCTGCTCGCGGGCTGGGCCGTCACCGGCTCGATGCAACCCCAGTTCGACGCCCTGTGGGGCGGCGCGGACGGGATGTACGCCACCCGCCTGGGCGAACGGGCCGCCGCGCTCAACCCGTTCGCGACCCTCGCCGCCAACGGCGTGCTGCTCGCGTTCGGCTCGGACAGCCCGGTCACCTCCCTCGACCCCTGGGCGAGCGTCCGCGCCGCGGTGCACCACCACACCCCGGGGTCCGGGCTGTCCGCGCGCGCCGCGTTCAACGCCCACACCCGCGGCGGGCACCGCGCCGCCGGGGTCAACGACGGCATCACCGGCAGCCTCGTGCCCGGCGCGCCCGCGCACTACGCGATCTGGGACGCCGCCGAGCTCGTCGTGGCCGCCTCGGACTCCCGGGTCCAGCGCTGGTCCACCGACCCGCGCTCCCGGGTGCCCGCGCTGCCACCACTGGACCCGGGCATTCCGCTGCCGGCCTGCCTGCGCACGGTCCGCGCCGGTCAGGTGCTCTACGACGCGTTCACGTCGGCCGCCTAG
- a CDS encoding ATP-binding cassette domain-containing protein → MSMATRTERLSPAVHAADSHDLIRVHGARENNLKDVSVELPKRRLTVFTGVSGSGKSSLVFATIAAESQRMINETYSAFVQGFMPTLARPDVDVLDGLTTAIIVDQERMGADPRSTVGTATDANAMLRILFSRLGKPYLGSPQAFSFNVASVSGAGAVTLEKGGRQVKERRSFSITGGMCPRCEGRGKINDIDLTALYDENKSLNEGAITIPGYSMEGWYGRIFRGSGFFDPDKPIKKYTKKQLNDLVYKEPTKIKVEGINLTYSGLVPAIQKSMLSKDIDSLQPHIRAFVERAATFTTCPECDGTRLSAAARSSKIGGASIADACAMQITDLAEWVKGLDEPSVAPLLAALRHTLDSFVEIGLGYLSLDRPSGTLSGGEAQRTKMIRHLGSSLTDVTYVFDEPTIGLHPHDIQRMNDLLLQLRDKGNTVLVVEHKPEAIAIADHVVDLGPHAGAAGGEVVFEGTVEGLRASGTLTGRHLDDRASLKPSVRTPSGALEVRGADTHNLRGVDVDIPLGVLVVVTGVAGSGKSSLIHGSVSGRDGVVSVGQGAIRGSRRSNPATYTGLLEPIRKAFAKANGVKPALFSANSEGACPACNGAGVIYTDLAMMAGVAAPCEVCEGKRFQAEVLEYTFGGRDISEVLAMSVAEAGEFFGDGEAKTPAAHRILTQLADVGLGYLTLGQPLTTLSGGERQRIKLATHMGEKGGVYVLDEPTSGLHLADVEQLLGLLDRLVDAGKSVIVIEHHQAVMAHADWIIDLGPGAGHDGGSIVFEGTPADLVAARATLTGEHLAAYVGG, encoded by the coding sequence ATGAGCATGGCCACGAGGACGGAGAGGCTGTCGCCCGCGGTGCACGCCGCCGACAGCCACGACCTGATCCGCGTGCACGGCGCCCGCGAGAACAACCTCAAGGACGTCAGCGTCGAGCTGCCGAAGCGGCGGCTGACGGTGTTCACCGGTGTCTCCGGCTCGGGCAAGAGCTCGCTGGTGTTCGCCACGATCGCCGCGGAGTCGCAGCGGATGATCAACGAGACCTACAGCGCCTTCGTGCAGGGTTTCATGCCGACGCTGGCGCGGCCCGACGTCGACGTCCTGGACGGGCTCACGACCGCGATCATCGTCGACCAGGAGCGGATGGGGGCCGACCCCCGTTCCACGGTCGGCACCGCCACCGACGCCAACGCGATGCTGCGCATCCTCTTCAGCAGGCTCGGGAAGCCCTACCTCGGCTCGCCGCAGGCGTTCTCCTTCAACGTCGCCTCGGTCAGCGGCGCCGGCGCGGTCACCCTCGAAAAGGGCGGGCGGCAGGTCAAGGAGCGGCGCAGCTTCAGCATCACCGGCGGTATGTGCCCGCGCTGCGAGGGCCGCGGCAAGATCAACGACATCGACCTGACCGCGCTCTACGACGAGAACAAGTCGCTCAACGAGGGCGCGATCACGATCCCCGGCTACAGCATGGAGGGCTGGTACGGCCGCATCTTCCGCGGCTCAGGCTTCTTCGACCCCGACAAGCCGATCAAGAAGTACACCAAGAAGCAGCTGAACGACCTGGTGTACAAGGAACCGACCAAGATCAAGGTGGAGGGCATCAACCTGACCTACTCGGGGTTGGTGCCGGCGATCCAGAAGTCCATGCTGTCCAAGGACATCGACTCCCTGCAACCGCACATCCGCGCCTTCGTGGAGCGGGCGGCCACCTTCACCACCTGCCCCGAGTGCGACGGCACCCGGCTGTCCGCGGCGGCGCGGTCGTCGAAGATCGGCGGGGCCAGCATCGCCGACGCCTGCGCGATGCAGATCACCGACCTCGCGGAGTGGGTGAAGGGCCTGGACGAGCCGTCCGTCGCGCCGCTGCTGGCGGCGCTGCGGCACACCCTCGACTCGTTCGTCGAGATCGGGCTGGGCTACCTCTCGCTCGACCGGCCCTCGGGCACGCTCTCGGGCGGCGAGGCGCAGCGCACCAAGATGATCCGCCACCTCGGGTCGTCGCTCACCGATGTCACCTACGTCTTCGACGAGCCGACGATCGGGCTGCACCCGCACGACATCCAGCGGATGAACGACCTGCTGCTACAGCTGCGCGACAAGGGCAACACGGTGCTGGTCGTGGAGCACAAGCCGGAGGCGATCGCGATCGCCGACCACGTCGTGGACCTCGGCCCGCACGCCGGCGCCGCGGGCGGCGAGGTGGTGTTCGAAGGCACCGTCGAGGGGCTGCGCGCGAGCGGCACGCTGACCGGGCGGCACCTGGACGACCGGGCTTCGCTGAAGCCGTCGGTGCGGACGCCGTCGGGCGCGCTGGAGGTGCGCGGCGCCGACACGCACAACCTGAGGGGGGTCGACGTCGATATCCCGCTCGGCGTGCTGGTCGTCGTCACCGGGGTGGCGGGCTCGGGCAAGAGCTCGCTGATCCACGGCTCGGTCTCCGGGCGGGACGGCGTGGTGTCGGTCGGCCAGGGCGCGATCCGTGGTTCTCGGCGCAGCAACCCGGCGACGTACACCGGGCTGCTCGAACCGATCCGGAAGGCCTTCGCGAAGGCCAACGGCGTCAAGCCGGCGTTGTTCAGCGCCAACTCCGAGGGCGCCTGCCCCGCCTGCAACGGCGCCGGGGTCATCTACACCGACCTGGCGATGATGGCCGGGGTCGCCGCACCGTGCGAGGTGTGCGAGGGAAAGCGCTTCCAGGCCGAGGTGCTGGAGTACACCTTCGGCGGCCGCGACATCAGCGAGGTGCTCGCGATGTCGGTGGCCGAGGCCGGGGAGTTCTTCGGCGACGGCGAGGCGAAGACGCCGGCCGCGCACCGGATCCTCACCCAGCTGGCCGACGTCGGGCTCGGCTACCTCACCCTCGGCCAGCCGCTCACCACGCTGTCCGGCGGCGAGCGGCAACGGATCAAGCTGGCGACGCACATGGGGGAGAAGGGCGGGGTCTACGTCCTCGACGAGCCGACCAGTGGGCTGCACCTCGCCGACGTCGAGCAGTTGCTCGGCCTGCTCGACCGGCTCGTCGACGCGGGCAAGTCGGTCATCGTCATCGAGCACCACCAGGCGGTGATGGCACACGCCGACTGGATCATCGACCTCGGCCCGGGCGCCGGCCACGACGGCGGCAGCATCGTGTTCGAGGGCACGCCCGCCGACCTGGTCGCCGCCCGCGCCACGCTCACCGGCGAACACCTGGCGGCGTACGTCGGCGGCTGA
- a CDS encoding transglycosylase family protein — protein sequence MVKHRFSRAGARVLLIALVAATVQLLTSTAASADPAASTWLKLRMCESSNRYTVNTGNGYYGAYQFDLPTWRSVGGQGRPDQASPAEQDYRALYLYRMRGWQPWECASMLSLRNDADARSKRVPSYAESAYIGGGPAPAPAPGPATKPAWPGVVYAYGDCAAALKTFQLRMNAFGYGFDGTGCYYQKTQQAVLDLQRANGINDSGRLGPKTWNAAWDGKPPR from the coding sequence ATGGTGAAGCACCGGTTCAGCCGCGCGGGCGCTCGTGTCCTGCTGATCGCGCTGGTCGCGGCGACGGTGCAACTGCTCACCAGCACCGCCGCCTCGGCGGACCCCGCCGCCTCGACCTGGCTGAAGCTGCGCATGTGCGAGTCCAGCAACCGGTACACCGTCAACACCGGCAACGGGTACTACGGCGCCTACCAGTTCGACCTGCCCACCTGGCGCAGCGTCGGCGGCCAGGGGAGACCCGACCAGGCCAGCCCCGCCGAGCAGGACTACCGCGCGCTGTACCTGTACCGGATGCGCGGCTGGCAGCCGTGGGAGTGCGCGAGCATGCTCAGCCTCCGCAACGACGCCGACGCCCGCAGCAAGCGCGTCCCGAGCTACGCCGAGTCCGCCTACATCGGCGGCGGCCCCGCGCCCGCACCCGCACCGGGCCCCGCGACCAAGCCCGCCTGGCCCGGCGTCGTCTACGCCTACGGCGACTGCGCCGCGGCGCTCAAGACCTTCCAGCTGCGGATGAACGCCTTCGGCTACGGCTTCGACGGCACCGGCTGCTACTACCAGAAGACCCAGCAGGCCGTCCTCGACCTGCAGCGCGCCAACGGGATCAACGACTCCGGCAGGCTCGGCCCCAAGACCTGGAACGCGGCCTGGGACGGCAAGCCGCCGCGCTGA
- a CDS encoding glycerophosphodiester phosphodiesterase family protein, producing MQSLHPYLAGAFPRAFAHRGWHLDELEGMENSLSSFRRAAAEGFHYVETDVHATSDGVVVVHHDAVLDRTTDAHGAIGAQPWPVVKRAKIRGREPVARLEDVLEELPEVRFNIDVKSNNAVVPFLKVIERLGAYERVAAAAFSDNRLARIRKLAGPKLLTSMGPRSVAVLWANGWTPWLRLGFLCRGAMAQVPVRQARLRIVDPSFLRTAAKAGVEVHTWTINDQAEMRRLLDLGVHGIVTDRPDLLREVLRERGEWV from the coding sequence GTGCAAAGCCTTCACCCGTACCTCGCCGGCGCCTTTCCCCGAGCGTTCGCCCACCGCGGGTGGCACCTGGACGAGCTCGAGGGCATGGAGAACTCGCTGTCGTCGTTCCGCCGGGCGGCCGCGGAAGGGTTCCACTACGTCGAGACCGACGTGCACGCCACGTCCGACGGCGTCGTCGTCGTGCACCACGACGCGGTGCTCGACCGCACCACCGACGCCCACGGCGCGATCGGCGCGCAGCCCTGGCCGGTGGTCAAGCGGGCGAAGATCCGCGGGCGCGAGCCGGTGGCGCGGCTGGAGGACGTGCTCGAGGAGCTGCCCGAGGTGCGCTTCAACATCGACGTGAAGAGCAACAACGCGGTCGTGCCCTTCCTGAAGGTGATCGAGCGCCTCGGCGCCTACGAGCGGGTCGCGGCCGCGGCGTTCTCGGACAACCGGCTCGCCCGCATCCGCAAGCTCGCCGGGCCGAAGCTGCTGACCTCGATGGGCCCGCGCTCGGTCGCGGTGCTGTGGGCCAACGGCTGGACGCCGTGGCTGCGCCTGGGGTTCCTGTGCCGGGGCGCCATGGCCCAGGTGCCGGTCCGGCAGGCCCGACTGCGGATCGTCGACCCTTCGTTCCTGCGCACCGCCGCGAAGGCGGGCGTCGAGGTGCACACCTGGACGATCAACGACCAGGCCGAGATGCGGCGGCTGCTGGATCTCGGCGTGCACGGCATCGTCACCGACCGGCCGGACCTGCTGCGCGAGGTGCTGCGCGAACGGGGCGAGTGGGTCTGA